A genomic region of Arachis hypogaea cultivar Tifrunner chromosome 5, arahy.Tifrunner.gnm2.J5K5, whole genome shotgun sequence contains the following coding sequences:
- the LOC112802993 gene encoding uncharacterized protein codes for MVGPKRHFLPLILISVTAFIFYTFHQSSLPSPSAPELNPNFTLQNPIRKNPNPNFTFIIKVLAFNRLDSLSRCLRSLSSADYLGDRVHLHIYIDHFANGSSEIDEKLRESHRILEFVDSFDWKFGEKVMLYRTLNAGLQAQWLEAWWPSNDDEFAFVVEDDLEVSSLYYEFVKGVIMNFYYNASNYSPSIYGVSLQRARFVPGKHGNKLQLDDQTQLFLYQLVGTWGQILFPKPWKEFRLWYDGNKAKGIRPFLEGMVTTGWYKKMEEKIWIPWFIKFIQSHGYFNIYQNFLHERALSVSHRDAGVNYGKSAGPDSQLIEERSLDFNLLEMQPLSSLKWYDFCFKEVLPSKVVTNMEELGSMLHSLPKQDSIVVVNLVGVSDAVARNLLCHFERLDIRNYIFMGPPSDFLFDLASRGHPVVDMDQFLSSVGVYKSTSKGPNSVAIKSILAKTYVIRKCIQNRYNTWVINGNMLLNSNLLFESSDLNKDFFVANNLDFFYAKSSSSSEKVWSNDFVSKVVAMADSLARKDDGIRFAYVVKKIIGREWC; via the exons ATGGTGGGACCGAAAAGACACTTCCTTCCACTTATCTTAATCTCCGTTACCGCCTTCATCTTCTACACATTCCACCAGTCTTCACTTCCATCACCTTCCGCCCCCGAACTTAACCCCAATTTCACCCTCCAAAACCCAATTCggaaaaaccctaaccctaacttcACCTTCATCATCAAAGTCCTCGCCTTTAATCGCCTCGACTCCCTCTCCCGCTGCCTCCGCTCACTCTCCTCCGCCGATTACCTCGGCGACCGCGTCCACCTCCACATCTACATTGACCATTTCGCCAATGGATCATCGGAGATTGATGAGAAGCTTAGAGAATCACACCGGATTTTGGAGTTCGTCGATTCGTTTGATTGGAAATTTGGGGAAAAAGTTATGCTTTACAGGACCCTGAATGCTGGCTTGCAGGCGCAGTGGCTGGAAGCGTGGTGGCCAAGCAACGATGACGAGTTTGCATTCGTTGTGGAGGATGATTTGGAGGTTTCTTCACTCTATTACGAGTTCGTGAAAGGAGTGATCATGAATTTCTATTACAATGCCTCCAATTATAGCCCTTCCATCTATGGTGTTTCGTTGCAAAGAGCAAGGTTTGTCCCAG GTAAACATGGAAACAAATTACAGTTAGATGACCAGACACAACTATTTTTATACCAACTGGTTGGCACATGGGGTCAAATTCTCTTTCCAAAGCCTTGGAAAGAGTTCAGGTTGTGGTACGATGGAAACAAGGCAAAGGGAATTAGGCCCTTTCTTGAGGGAATG GTGACTACAGGATGGTATAAGAAGATGGAggagaaaatttggataccttgGTTCATTAAATTTATTCAATCCCACGGTTACTTTAATATCTACCAGAACTTTCTGCATGAGAGAGCATTGAGTGTTTCCCACAGAGATGCAGGAGTAAACTATGGAAAAAGTGCTGGACCTGATTCTCAATTAATTGAGGAAAGATCTCTTGACTTCAATCTTTTGGAAATGCAGCCTCTGAGCAGTTTAAAATGGTACGATTTTTGTTTCAAAGAAGTACTTCCCAGCAAGGTGGTGACAAACATGGAAGAACTTGGATCTATGCTTCACTCTCTACCGAAACAAGATAGTATCGTCGTAGTTAATCTTGTTGGGGTATCAGATGCAGTAGCTAGAAACTTATTATGTCACTTTGAGAGGCTAGATATCAGGAATTATATATTTATGGGCCCTCCATCtgacttcttgtttgatcttgcaAGTAGGGGGCATCCTGTAGTTGATATGGACCAATTTCTAAGTAGTGTTGGAGTGTATAAATCGACTTCCAAAGGTCCCAATTCTGTTGCCATCAAGAGTATTTTGGCAAAGACTTATGTAATTAGAAAGTGTATCCAAAATAGGTATAACACATGGGTGATCAATGGAAACATGCTTCTCAATTCTAACCTCTTGTTCGAATCCAGTGATCTCAACAAGGACTTCTTTGTTGCAAACAACTTGGATTTCTTCTATGCTAAAAGCTCATCTTCGAGTGAGAAAGTTTGGAGTAATGACTTCGTGTCGAAGGTTGTAGCTATGGCAGACTCATTGGCAAGAAAAGATGATGGTATAAGGTTTGCATAtgtggtaaaaaaaattattggaagAGAGTGGTGCTAG